The nucleotide sequence CGGAGGATTACCTCTTGGCGGGCTTTTTGATAGCTTTCCGTCGTCCAGAGTCCTAGCTTATCTAGGAGGTTAGTGGCACACCAAATCTCATCTATAAGTGTCTCGACATCCTGTGCTAGTTCCTGGCGCAAGCGGCTGAATAAAGGCTGCTTAAAGGAAAGAACAAAGATGGCGGTTTCTGATGGGGTGAAGCCTTTAATCGAGCGCGACCGCGAAATCGAAGCCAGCAAATCCCGCACGCCACGCCACTGAGACGTTTGGATGTCGGTTAAATTACCTCCCTGTACTGCATTTGTAAACAAGTCAAGGAATTCTTTGCACTCTTCGCGCAGTTCTGTTTCCCTGAGCAAGTCTTTACGGATACCAGCAGCTAGTTGCTCGTTTAGCCACTCTGTCAACAGTTGGGCTTCGTAATTTTTGAGAATTGCCGGAATTTTGCTTTTGCCGTTCAAGTTCATTTCAACGCCTCCCGCCGCTGACTGGGTTAAAAAAAGTGCAGTATTTAGGCTTTTAGGATAACTAACATTAACTAGAGCTGTTTACTAGGAGGCGCTTGGCGTGAGTTGTTGCAAGCTGCATACACTTGACACCAGTAGCTAACTGTTCAGTCTGGGGTAGTTTCTAAAAGGCTATTTGGCCAACATTTTATTATACGGCTTAGGTTGGACAAATGGACTAGGCATCACCATTATCTTTGCACTCACGCGATCGCGCTTCTTTGCTCGTTGTGGTGTAGATGGTGGGACGGGAAGCTTGAGTTTTCCAAATTTTGCCAGATGAAATATCAGGAGTTGTGGAGAGCGATCGCTAGACCAGAAGTTGTTCATATCATCCCAACATCTTGAATCGTTCTTTAGCCATCCAGTCAAATAAACTGACATATTGCGTCCCCATTCTGATAGATATTTTGTATATTATTCCGAAAATTAAGATTAATTGTTTATTAATTTCTCCATAGTTAAATACAACTTAAACATTCCCTAAAAGTGGCAAATATTACAGCAGCAAATGGGATGAAAGAGTTAACTAATTTGTAAGTAGATGGACAAAGGTAAACATCATAAAAACCTAACTCCCAATCCAAACTTCTCCTTTTAGGAGGAAGCCCAACAAATCTTTTTTTGCAAAGGGGAGGCTGATTCTGGCTCCCCGCACCTTGCACCTGATGAGTTGGGAAGGCAGCGCCTTGCAGGGGTTCTCCGATTGTGGCGACTGGAGTGGAGAGGTTAGATAGTTCGGTTCACCTACCCAACTGCTAATTGATTCTAAAAAATTGTTGTTAAGGGGGAGATACTGATGAAACGTGTAGCCATCAACGGTTTTGGCAGAATTGGACGAGCCTTCTTTCGCATTGCCGCCTCTAAAGGCGATCTGGAAGTTGTAGCCATCAATGACGTTGCCTTAAAATCAGACCAAGCAGCATATTTACTGCAATACGACTCCGTATATCGACGCTTCGAGAGCGAAGTGGGATATGACGATAAAAGTCTGATAATTGGCGACAAGCGAATTAACCTACTAGCTGAACGAGATCCCGCCGCCCTTCCCTGGAAAGAATCGGGAATTGATGTCGTAATCGAGTCTACTGGCATCTTCCGCACGGCAGAAAAAGCCGGAATGCACTTAGAAGCGGGAGCGAAAAAGGTAATTATCAGCGCCCCTGCTAAAGGTGCAGTTCCTACGTTCGTGTTTGGAGTTAATCACGAAAAATATGATGCTGAGCGAGATAATGTCATTTCAGCTGCCTCTTGTACCACCAATTGCTTATCCCCCATCGCCAAAATTTTAAATGATGAATTTGGCATTGAGAAGGCGCTGATGACTACGGTACACGCTTATACTGCCGACCAGCGTTTAGTAGACACTGGACATCCTGAAGAGTGGGCGCGGGGACGCGGCGCAGCGCAGAATATTGTCCCCACGACTACTGGCGCAGCAGTTGCAGTGGCGTTGGTGTTGCCGGAATTGAAAGGGAAACTTGATGGTATGGCTTTGCGCGTCCCAACCGCGACTGGTTCAGTCACAGACTTGAGTGCAGTATTGGAAAAATCGGTGACGGTGGAGGAAGTTAACGACGCTTTACGCAAGTATGCCAGCGGTTCGATGCAGTCAATTCTCAAGGTGAGTGAGGTGCCTTTGGTGTCTTCCGACTGCGTGGGCGATCCTAGTTCGGCTATTGTGAATTTACCTTCGACTAGCGTCCTTGCCGATAACTTCGTTAAGGTACTGGCATATTACGACAACGAGTGGGGATACACTAACCGCTTGGTAGATTTGACTAGCTACGTGTAGGTAAGAGGCTGGAGCCTTTTCCCTCGTTCCCTGGCCCAGCCAAGGAACGAGGGAAAATTCGATGATCCCAAAGAAATTGTAAAATAAATTACGAAGTAATGCAATATACCTCTTTAGGGGGTAGCGATAGCTAAAATAAACCTACAAGAGGAGAAAAAGCTATGGTTACAGCGGCTACAGAAAGGACTTCTCGGTTTTCTAAAGAGCGATCGCTGGTTCTGTGGTTTGATGAAGTTGGGATTGTCGATGTCCCAATAGTCGGTGGTAAAAATGCTTCCTTGGGGGAAATGATTCGACAACTGACCAAGCAGGGGGTCAGGGTTCCCGGTGGGTTTGCAACTACTGCCTATGCTTACCGCCATTTTATTCAAGCTGCGGGGTTAGAAAAGCAGTTGCGCGAACTGTTTGCTGACTTGGATGTAGAAGACGTGCAGAATTTGCAGGAACGGGGGAAAAAAGCCCGGTCGTTGATTCTAAAAACGCCGTTTCCAAGGGAATTGCAAGAAGCGATCGCGTCCTATTATCACCAGATGTGCGAAATATATGGTTATGATACCGATGTAGCCGTCCGTTCATCCGCCACCGCTGAAGATTTGCCCGATGCCAGTTTTGCCGGACAGCAAGAAACCTACCTGAATATTAACGGCATCAAAGACGTTTTAGAAGCCTGCCATAAATGCTTTGCTTCGATATTCACCGACCGGGCAATTTCCTATCGTCACACCAAAAATTTCGACCATTTTAATGTTGCCCTCTCCGTTGGCGTTCAAAAAATGGTGCGTTCAGATTTAGCTTCCTCTGGTGTCAT is from Funiculus sociatus GB2-C1 and encodes:
- a CDS encoding STAS domain-containing protein gives rise to the protein MNLNGKSKIPAILKNYEAQLLTEWLNEQLAAGIRKDLLRETELREECKEFLDLFTNAVQGGNLTDIQTSQWRGVRDLLASISRSRSIKGFTPSETAIFVLSFKQPLFSRLRQELAQDVETLIDEIWCATNLLDKLGLWTTESYQKARQEVILRQQEELMELSTPVVKLWEGILALPIIGTLDSARTQIVMESLLNKIVETGAEVAIIDITGVPTVDTLTAQHLLKTVTAARLMGADCIISGIRPQIAQTIVYLGVDLADVITKATLADAFALALKRTGVAFVRSQTPT
- the gap gene encoding type I glyceraldehyde-3-phosphate dehydrogenase, whose protein sequence is MMKRVAINGFGRIGRAFFRIAASKGDLEVVAINDVALKSDQAAYLLQYDSVYRRFESEVGYDDKSLIIGDKRINLLAERDPAALPWKESGIDVVIESTGIFRTAEKAGMHLEAGAKKVIISAPAKGAVPTFVFGVNHEKYDAERDNVISAASCTTNCLSPIAKILNDEFGIEKALMTTVHAYTADQRLVDTGHPEEWARGRGAAQNIVPTTTGAAVAVALVLPELKGKLDGMALRVPTATGSVTDLSAVLEKSVTVEEVNDALRKYASGSMQSILKVSEVPLVSSDCVGDPSSAIVNLPSTSVLADNFVKVLAYYDNEWGYTNRLVDLTSYV